The Halobacterium sp. CBA1132 genome has a segment encoding these proteins:
- a CDS encoding cold-shock protein has product MAEGTVDFFNDTGGYGFIETDDADEDVFFHMEDIGGPDLEEGQEVEFDIEEADKGPRATNLTRL; this is encoded by the coding sequence ATGGCAGAAGGTACGGTTGACTTCTTCAACGACACTGGCGGCTACGGTTTCATCGAGACGGACGACGCGGACGAGGACGTGTTCTTCCACATGGAAGACATCGGCGGCCCGGACCTCGAGGAAGGTCAGGAAGTCGAGTTCGACATCGAGGAGGCCGACAAAGGCCCCCGCGCGACGAACCTCACTCGGCTGTAA
- a CDS encoding aldo/keto reductase produces the protein MATENDSDTFDIGGELTVHRLGFGAMRVTGPDVIGSPDDEANARDVLQHAVDLGVDFVDTADSYGPGVSERFIRESGIADDAVVATKAGLLRNATGDWIPHGDPDYIKNQALASIDRLGVDSIDLYQYHRPDPDTDFEDAVHAFAELKDDGLVDHVGLSNVSVDQLETAREVVDVATVQNAYNVVDREYEDVLEACEDYDIGFIPYFPMGGGDLGEQRSGLEAVADDHDATVRQVALAWLLDHSPVTLPIPGTSSLDHLESNVAASHLDLTDEDRARLE, from the coding sequence ATGGCAACGGAGAACGACAGCGACACCTTCGACATCGGCGGCGAACTGACTGTCCACCGGCTCGGCTTCGGCGCGATGCGCGTCACCGGCCCGGACGTCATCGGGTCGCCCGACGACGAAGCCAACGCCCGCGACGTGCTCCAGCACGCCGTCGACCTCGGCGTCGACTTCGTCGACACCGCCGACTCCTACGGCCCCGGCGTCAGCGAGCGCTTCATCCGCGAATCCGGCATCGCCGACGACGCCGTCGTCGCCACCAAGGCCGGCCTCCTGCGGAACGCGACCGGCGACTGGATTCCCCACGGCGACCCAGACTACATCAAGAATCAGGCGCTGGCGTCCATCGACCGCCTCGGCGTCGACTCCATCGACCTCTACCAGTACCACCGCCCCGACCCCGACACGGACTTCGAGGACGCCGTCCACGCGTTCGCGGAACTCAAAGACGACGGACTCGTCGACCACGTCGGCCTCAGCAACGTCTCCGTCGACCAACTGGAGACCGCCCGCGAGGTCGTCGATGTCGCCACCGTCCAGAACGCGTACAACGTCGTCGACCGCGAGTACGAGGACGTCCTCGAAGCCTGCGAGGACTACGACATCGGCTTCATTCCGTACTTCCCGATGGGCGGTGGCGACCTCGGCGAGCAACGCAGTGGCCTTGAAGCCGTCGCCGACGACCACGACGCCACCGTCCGGCAGGTCGCGCTCGCGTGGCTGCTCGACCACTCGCCGGTGACGCTCCCGATTCCCGGGACGTCCAGCCTCGACCACCTCGAATCGAACGTCGCGGCGAGCCACCTCGACCTCACGGACGAGGACCGCGCGCGACTCGAATAG
- a CDS encoding DoxX family membrane protein → MSSLRRTLALFERPLRYVMGTIYVVAGVLHFRTPAAFERVVPPSLPRPRALVYVSGVAEVVFGVGVLFERTRRLSAWGIVALLVAVFPANVYMATDNVADELVPEGMERVARVAAWVRLPLQGVLVLWAWWHSKPDAESGV, encoded by the coding sequence ATGAGCAGTCTCCGACGGACGCTGGCTCTGTTCGAGCGGCCGCTGCGGTACGTGATGGGGACGATCTACGTGGTCGCTGGCGTCCTACACTTCAGGACGCCAGCGGCCTTCGAGCGCGTGGTGCCGCCGTCGCTGCCGCGGCCGCGGGCGCTCGTCTACGTGTCGGGGGTCGCGGAGGTCGTGTTCGGCGTGGGCGTGTTGTTCGAGCGGACGCGGCGGCTGTCGGCGTGGGGAATCGTGGCGCTGCTCGTGGCGGTCTTCCCGGCGAACGTCTACATGGCGACCGACAACGTGGCCGACGAGCTAGTGCCCGAGGGGATGGAGCGCGTGGCGCGCGTGGCGGCGTGGGTGCGGCTTCCGCTGCAGGGCGTGCTGGTGCTGTGGGCGTGGTGGCACTCGAAGCCCGACGCCGAGTCAGGGGTGTGA
- a CDS encoding HAD family hydrolase: MTYDTVVFDNDGVLVGRTRYDVLQAATEDTFEQFGVTDPDPDDIEEMTIGATPKTVSDVCSRYGLKPAEFWPTRDQTAAEAQYEEVREGRKTLYDDLHELHDLDVSMGIVSSNQQATVDFVLEHFGVDDLFGAAYGREPTVESLRRRKPNSHYIDQALADLDADSALFVGDNESDVRAAENAGIDSAFIRRPHRRDWELNVWPTWEIDGLDDLHDICEL; encoded by the coding sequence ATGACCTACGACACCGTCGTGTTCGACAACGACGGCGTCCTCGTCGGCCGCACGCGGTACGACGTGCTGCAGGCGGCGACCGAGGACACGTTCGAGCAGTTCGGCGTCACCGACCCCGACCCCGACGATATCGAGGAGATGACCATCGGCGCGACGCCGAAGACCGTCAGCGACGTCTGTAGCCGCTACGGCCTCAAGCCGGCAGAGTTCTGGCCGACGCGGGACCAGACCGCTGCGGAAGCACAGTACGAGGAAGTCCGGGAGGGCCGCAAGACCCTCTACGACGACCTCCACGAACTCCACGACTTGGATGTCTCGATGGGTATCGTGAGTTCGAACCAGCAGGCGACCGTCGACTTCGTGCTGGAGCACTTCGGCGTCGACGACCTGTTCGGCGCGGCGTACGGCCGCGAGCCGACCGTGGAGAGTCTGCGGCGGCGCAAGCCCAACTCCCACTACATCGACCAGGCGCTCGCGGACTTGGACGCGGATTCGGCGCTGTTCGTGGGGGACAACGAGTCCGACGTGCGCGCCGCGGAGAACGCGGGCATCGACTCGGCGTTCATCCGGCGGCCCCACCGCCGCGACTGGGAGTTGAACGTGTGGCCGACGTGGGAGATCGACGGCCTCGACGACCTCCACGACATCTGCGAGCTCTAA
- a CDS encoding LAGLIDADG family homing endonuclease, with amino-acid sequence MADSGEDDVQRIHVGETADGEPLEFPTVEVLTGRAFITGKSGSGKSILGGTPVHTENGRKPIEDVSEGEQVLSLNKHTYEQEFQPVQAVIEHEADDLLQITLEDGTEIIGTEDHSFLTIDDLEIVPVQGSDVEEGTWFPLARELPSAEDVTDVDLAEYVPETANLTIRDDEIQSGPRTDDRYLDLDLETGKVLGLYLAEGSFDARDTLQISNIDDGVRSFLDGQGFNVYERTCNKGFKPFAKFLQSEFGVGAGGKSLPVWAFDTPAAFRKGVISGYFDGDGTINDESASVMSKSPELLDGMKELLRQFGISTTLRDKLTMYNGEKRQYKRLTVDSFSLATFAEVVDLEMVQKAEQLETATAGIADGGTYNSKDMIPGFGPVLNVAAREQGWTLRDSDNRVSGASVHNLTRQQKAGRQTFNQLVDDLDIEGRTAALGQSDIQWKRVVDVSPVSGTRTVYDLDVALNDNFVANGVFVHNSNSTSVVVEELLEAGYPVLIVDTDGEYYGLKEEYELLHAGADEECDIQVSVEHAEKLAHLALEENVPIILDVSGYLDDEEADELLRETVRHLFAKEKKLKKPFLLVVEECHEYIPEGGGVGETGNLLIKVGKRGRKHGLGVVGISQRPADVKKDFITQANWLVWHRLTWENDTKVVGRIVGSEYADDVVDLGDGEAFIQTDWSDEMVRRVQFKRKRTFDAGATPGLDDFERPDLKSVSGSLMEDLGDITDRKEQEQNRVAELESKLENREQRIAELESELETARDVSAAARKMANALAHGDGSPPDGYQSTLQTKNEHIDQLAERVAELEAKVEDDAGATDDSTSDTAEAATSDDAPDATLDTTVGSDVDDDSRDALVDAVQDRLRRRGERSQLQDGSENESATPDESTASPTETVVDLLQAPPVVTRVNAARRDSKCNDEAAWQVVSELATNPGASAHDLAAAAGIDVEPVHTLLRELRTHDLVARDDRTYAFNVDQMRTLVEHDDPSKPRTELRDQWEP; translated from the coding sequence ATGGCAGATTCCGGCGAGGACGACGTGCAGCGGATTCACGTGGGGGAGACCGCGGACGGTGAGCCGTTGGAATTTCCCACGGTAGAGGTGTTAACGGGGCGCGCGTTCATCACCGGGAAAAGCGGGTCCGGAAAGAGTATCCTTGGAGGGACGCCGGTTCATACTGAGAACGGGCGGAAGCCAATCGAAGACGTATCCGAGGGCGAACAAGTGCTTTCGCTCAACAAGCACACCTACGAACAGGAGTTCCAGCCCGTTCAAGCTGTTATTGAACACGAAGCCGACGACCTGTTGCAAATCACCCTTGAGGATGGTACTGAAATCATCGGAACCGAGGACCACAGCTTTCTCACCATTGACGACCTCGAAATCGTTCCGGTACAGGGAAGCGATGTCGAGGAGGGGACCTGGTTTCCGCTTGCCCGAGAGTTACCGAGTGCGGAGGACGTAACGGACGTCGATCTCGCGGAGTATGTCCCCGAAACGGCCAATCTCACAATTCGGGACGATGAAATTCAGAGCGGTCCGAGAACGGACGACCGGTATTTGGACCTAGATCTCGAGACCGGGAAAGTGCTCGGCCTGTATCTCGCTGAAGGGTCGTTCGACGCGCGTGACACGTTACAGATTTCCAATATCGATGACGGTGTTCGGTCGTTCCTCGACGGTCAGGGATTCAACGTCTACGAGCGGACCTGCAACAAGGGGTTCAAGCCGTTCGCGAAGTTCCTACAGTCCGAATTCGGTGTGGGTGCTGGCGGAAAGTCACTGCCAGTTTGGGCCTTCGATACACCCGCGGCATTCCGCAAGGGCGTGATTTCTGGATACTTTGACGGCGACGGTACGATTAACGACGAAAGCGCGTCTGTAATGTCGAAATCTCCCGAGTTGCTCGACGGGATGAAAGAGCTCCTTCGACAGTTCGGCATCTCAACGACGTTGCGGGACAAACTCACGATGTACAATGGGGAGAAGCGACAGTACAAACGGCTGACCGTCGATTCCTTCAGCCTCGCAACGTTCGCGGAGGTCGTTGACCTCGAGATGGTCCAGAAGGCCGAGCAACTCGAAACCGCTACAGCTGGCATCGCCGATGGCGGGACGTACAATTCAAAAGACATGATTCCGGGGTTCGGCCCCGTACTGAATGTTGCTGCGCGAGAGCAGGGGTGGACGCTCCGAGACAGTGATAACCGAGTCTCGGGAGCATCGGTCCATAACCTCACAAGACAACAGAAGGCGGGACGGCAGACGTTCAATCAACTCGTCGACGACCTCGACATCGAGGGTCGGACTGCGGCTCTCGGCCAGTCTGATATCCAGTGGAAGCGCGTCGTCGACGTTAGTCCTGTCTCCGGAACTCGAACCGTCTACGACCTCGACGTCGCGCTCAACGACAACTTCGTCGCGAACGGTGTCTTCGTTCACAACTCGAACTCCACGAGCGTCGTCGTCGAGGAACTCCTCGAAGCCGGCTACCCCGTACTCATCGTGGACACGGACGGCGAGTACTACGGGCTCAAAGAGGAGTACGAGCTCCTACACGCGGGCGCCGACGAGGAGTGCGACATCCAGGTGAGCGTCGAGCACGCCGAGAAGCTCGCGCATCTCGCCTTAGAGGAGAACGTCCCCATCATTCTGGACGTCTCCGGCTACCTCGACGACGAGGAGGCCGACGAACTTCTGCGGGAGACGGTCCGGCACCTCTTCGCCAAGGAGAAGAAACTGAAGAAGCCGTTCCTGCTCGTCGTCGAGGAGTGCCACGAGTACATCCCGGAGGGCGGCGGCGTCGGTGAGACGGGCAACCTCCTCATCAAGGTAGGCAAGCGCGGGCGCAAGCACGGCCTCGGCGTCGTCGGCATCAGCCAGCGCCCCGCCGACGTGAAGAAGGACTTCATCACGCAGGCGAACTGGCTGGTGTGGCACCGGCTCACGTGGGAGAACGACACGAAGGTCGTGGGCCGCATCGTCGGCAGCGAGTACGCCGACGACGTCGTTGACTTGGGGGACGGCGAGGCGTTCATCCAGACGGACTGGAGCGACGAGATGGTGCGCCGCGTGCAGTTCAAGCGCAAGCGCACGTTCGACGCGGGCGCCACCCCGGGCCTCGACGACTTCGAGCGCCCCGACCTGAAGTCCGTCAGCGGGTCGCTGATGGAGGACCTCGGCGACATCACCGACCGCAAGGAACAGGAGCAGAACCGCGTCGCGGAACTGGAGTCGAAACTGGAGAACCGCGAGCAGCGCATCGCCGAACTGGAGTCCGAACTGGAGACCGCTCGGGACGTCTCGGCGGCCGCCCGGAAGATGGCGAACGCGCTCGCGCACGGCGACGGCTCCCCGCCGGACGGCTACCAGTCGACGCTCCAGACGAAGAACGAACACATCGACCAGTTGGCCGAGCGCGTCGCCGAACTCGAAGCGAAAGTCGAGGACGACGCCGGCGCTACCGACGACAGCACCAGCGATACTGCCGAGGCCGCGACCAGCGACGACGCCCCCGATGCGACGCTTGACACGACGGTTGGCAGTGATGTTGACGACGATTCGCGGGACGCGCTCGTGGACGCGGTCCAAGACCGGCTACGGCGCCGCGGTGAACGCAGCCAACTCCAAGACGGGAGCGAGAATGAGAGTGCGACACCCGACGAATCCACGGCGTCGCCGACCGAGACGGTCGTCGACCTCCTGCAGGCGCCGCCCGTCGTCACGCGTGTGAACGCCGCGCGCCGCGACTCGAAGTGCAACGACGAGGCCGCCTGGCAGGTCGTCTCCGAACTCGCGACCAACCCCGGCGCGAGCGCCCACGACCTTGCGGCGGCCGCGGGCATCGATGTCGAACCCGTACACACGCTGCTGCGCGAACTCCGCACCCACGACCTCGTCGCTCGCGACGACCGCACGTACGCGTTCAACGTCGACCAGATGCGAACGCTCGTCGAACACGACGACCCCTCGAAGCCGCGCACGGAACTGCGCGACCAGTGGGAGCCCTGA